A stretch of Acidovorax sp. RAC01 DNA encodes these proteins:
- a CDS encoding efflux RND transporter periplasmic adaptor subunit has translation MTMNMNSSKSTISKKHLIAIAVVLAIGVGAGTFILQGGGKPKAAATEDDGHGHGGHTEAKGHGDGEHHGKGGEKGHDDDKGHADGEHHEKSEAKGPHGGTVFKEGDFSLEALLSEDGGEPRLRIWLSDKDKPLPLNAATVTATVTRPTDEKQKLTFAAEKDSLVSREIVAEPHAFDIEIIAQTATEPFMFVMSKEEGKIELTDAQIKAASISLDAAVKANIKTALLLPGEIRLNEDRTSHVVPRLAGVVESVNASLGQVVKKGQVLAVIASPTASEQRSELQTAQKRLSLAKTTYEREKKLWEQKVSAEQDYLQAKQALSEAEVAVANANQKLSAMGLSASSVAGLNRIELRAPFDGIVIEKHLSLGEAVKEDAAVFTISDLSQVWAEINVPAKDLPSVRVGEKVTIKATAFDASATGTVAFVGALIGEQTRTAKARVVLDNPKGAWRPGLFVNVEVVSEETAAPVTISADAVQNVGEKPVVFLKVDGGFIAQPVKLGRSDGKRVEVLSGLKAGMPYASTGSFVVKSELGKGSAEHTH, from the coding sequence ATGACCATGAACATGAACTCCAGCAAATCCACCATCAGTAAAAAACACCTGATCGCCATTGCAGTAGTCCTCGCAATAGGGGTCGGTGCGGGAACCTTCATCTTGCAAGGTGGCGGCAAGCCCAAAGCCGCAGCCACCGAGGACGATGGCCACGGTCACGGCGGCCACACCGAGGCCAAGGGGCACGGCGACGGCGAGCACCATGGCAAGGGTGGCGAAAAGGGCCACGACGATGACAAGGGGCATGCCGATGGTGAACACCACGAAAAGAGCGAAGCCAAGGGCCCACATGGAGGTACCGTGTTCAAGGAAGGCGACTTCAGCTTGGAAGCGTTGTTGTCTGAAGACGGTGGCGAGCCTCGACTGCGAATCTGGCTGTCCGACAAAGATAAACCGCTGCCCCTGAATGCTGCAACGGTCACGGCAACTGTGACCCGCCCGACAGATGAAAAGCAGAAACTGACGTTTGCCGCTGAAAAAGACAGTCTTGTCAGCCGAGAGATCGTTGCTGAACCCCATGCTTTCGACATCGAGATCATTGCGCAGACTGCCACAGAGCCTTTCATGTTCGTGATGAGCAAGGAAGAAGGAAAGATCGAACTGACCGATGCCCAGATAAAGGCTGCATCCATCAGCCTGGACGCTGCTGTGAAAGCCAACATCAAGACGGCGTTGCTCCTTCCCGGGGAGATACGCTTGAACGAAGATCGCACGTCTCACGTTGTTCCCCGGCTTGCGGGAGTCGTGGAAAGCGTCAATGCCAGCTTGGGCCAAGTGGTCAAGAAAGGGCAAGTTTTGGCGGTGATCGCGAGCCCGACTGCTTCCGAGCAACGCAGCGAGCTGCAGACGGCCCAAAAGCGCTTATCGCTGGCAAAGACCACCTACGAGCGAGAAAAAAAGCTGTGGGAGCAGAAGGTGTCTGCCGAGCAGGACTACCTGCAGGCCAAGCAGGCCTTGAGCGAAGCAGAGGTCGCAGTAGCCAACGCCAATCAGAAACTGAGCGCGATGGGCCTGTCCGCCTCGTCGGTAGCAGGACTGAACCGTATCGAGTTGCGAGCGCCCTTTGATGGCATTGTCATCGAGAAGCACCTTAGTCTCGGCGAAGCCGTGAAGGAAGATGCTGCGGTTTTCACCATCTCGGACCTTTCCCAGGTGTGGGCTGAGATCAATGTTCCGGCGAAAGATCTGCCATCGGTTCGTGTGGGCGAAAAGGTCACGATCAAGGCCACCGCCTTTGACGCCTCCGCTACAGGCACTGTCGCTTTTGTAGGAGCGCTCATTGGCGAGCAAACCCGCACGGCAAAAGCCCGCGTGGTTCTTGACAACCCCAAGGGCGCTTGGCGTCCCGGCCTGTTTGTCAATGTTGAGGTGGTGTCCGAAGAAACGGCAGCGCCTGTAACCATCTCGGCCGACGCCGTCCAAAACGTCGGGGAAAAGCCGGTGGTCTTCCTCAAGGTTGATGGAGGCTTTATCGCTCAACCCGTGAAGCTGGGCCGAAGCGATGGCAAGCGGGTCGAAGTCCTCTCGGGTCTCAAAGCCGGTATGCCCTACGCCTCGACCGGCAGCTTCGTCGTGAAGTCTGAACTCGGCAAGGGATCTGCCGAACACACGCACTGA
- a CDS encoding rhodanese-like domain-containing protein, translating into MAFGIDTGSALAGAAGAFDLRLEEDYLQSPQVIAGVSSRDPSRVLEWSQELDATKPVRLYCLRGKDIGRSTFLALRARGMNARYHVGGIEAWQAAALPLETQGGAA; encoded by the coding sequence TTGGCATTTGGCATCGACACAGGCTCTGCGCTGGCCGGTGCGGCAGGTGCGTTTGACTTGCGACTTGAGGAGGACTATCTGCAGAGCCCGCAGGTCATTGCCGGAGTGTCCTCGCGCGATCCGTCGCGCGTGTTGGAGTGGAGCCAGGAACTGGACGCCACGAAACCTGTGCGGCTGTATTGCTTGCGCGGCAAGGACATTGGCCGCTCTACGTTCCTGGCGCTGCGGGCACGCGGCATGAACGCGCGCTACCACGTGGGCGGCATCGAGGCCTGGCAAGCCGCTGCCCTGCCTCTGGAAACGCAAGGAGGTGCCGCATGA
- a CDS encoding TolC family protein, with protein MFKGTYLQEMPHAWRGGRKIKLAAGAAAIWLSASGGAFSQGLPPGPAVGERAPQSAAAAAAEPLSLAKAIELALEGNPEVAAAKRQWEATEGQVLQGRSRPNPELAYSLEDTRSKTRTQSWQLNLPLELGGKRAARTKAAEKTREQAQAQLAELQATVRANVAAAYFDVLTAQDRLVLARDSAALAKSSTDTVSKRVAAGKVSPVEESKARVAEAGVRVELAQAASEQRNALSRLFALLGRIDAPYTVLEGKAENLPSVPSIADLQPLISSAPGVVLARIEVDRRKALTALEQSKRVPDVTVSFGMQRSNETQRNVLLFGVSVPLPVFDRNQGNLLEALKLEDKARDELQAATVRLHSEVAQARERLSTITAEVQSLQQEVLPGAKSAYDAATIGFENGKFNFLEVLDAQRTYFTAKSQYLKALGEAHRAAADIDRLLGASMVPGLIATQH; from the coding sequence ATGTTCAAGGGTACTTACCTTCAAGAGATGCCGCACGCATGGCGCGGCGGTAGAAAGATCAAGCTCGCGGCAGGCGCCGCAGCTATATGGCTGAGCGCCTCGGGCGGTGCCTTTTCCCAGGGCCTGCCACCAGGGCCAGCCGTTGGCGAACGAGCACCTCAGTCTGCTGCAGCGGCCGCAGCTGAGCCTTTGTCGCTGGCCAAGGCCATCGAACTGGCCCTGGAGGGAAATCCGGAGGTGGCTGCGGCAAAGCGCCAATGGGAGGCAACCGAAGGACAGGTTCTTCAAGGACGCTCGCGCCCCAATCCAGAGCTCGCGTACTCGCTGGAAGACACACGCTCCAAAACACGTACGCAAAGCTGGCAACTCAATCTTCCCTTGGAATTGGGCGGAAAGCGTGCAGCACGCACCAAGGCGGCCGAAAAAACGCGCGAGCAAGCACAAGCCCAACTCGCCGAGCTGCAAGCCACCGTGCGGGCCAATGTCGCTGCCGCTTACTTTGATGTTCTGACTGCGCAGGATCGATTGGTACTGGCCAGAGACAGCGCAGCGCTGGCCAAATCCTCAACGGATACCGTCTCAAAGCGTGTAGCCGCTGGCAAAGTATCCCCTGTGGAAGAGTCCAAGGCCCGGGTTGCAGAAGCCGGCGTTCGCGTCGAACTCGCCCAGGCCGCGAGCGAACAACGCAATGCTCTGTCCCGCCTGTTCGCGCTGTTGGGACGGATCGATGCGCCTTACACCGTGCTGGAGGGCAAGGCCGAGAACCTGCCCTCGGTCCCGAGCATCGCCGATCTCCAGCCCCTGATTTCTTCTGCGCCAGGCGTGGTACTTGCGCGGATCGAGGTGGATCGGCGCAAGGCATTGACCGCCCTGGAACAAAGCAAGCGCGTCCCCGATGTCACCGTCAGCTTCGGCATGCAGCGCAGCAACGAGACGCAGCGCAACGTCCTTCTTTTCGGGGTCTCTGTGCCTCTTCCCGTCTTCGACCGCAACCAAGGCAACCTCCTGGAGGCGCTGAAACTTGAGGACAAGGCCCGCGATGAGCTGCAAGCAGCCACCGTGCGCCTGCACAGCGAAGTGGCGCAGGCACGAGAGCGCCTTTCCACGATCACCGCAGAGGTTCAGTCACTGCAGCAGGAAGTTCTGCCCGGTGCGAAGTCGGCCTATGACGCCGCCACCATTGGGTTCGAGAACGGTAAGTTCAATTTCCTGGAAGTGCTCGATGCCCAACGCACTTACTTCACCGCCAAATCCCAGTACCTCAAAGCCCTTGGCGAAGCACACCGTGCAGCGGCTGATATCGACCGCCTGCTCGGGGCCAGCATGGTTCCCGGCCTGATCGCAACGCAACACTGA
- a CDS encoding CusA/CzcA family heavy metal efflux RND transporter, which produces MFEKLIRFSIEQRWLVLLAALGMAALGVFSYQKLPIDAVPDITNVQVQINTQAAGYSPLETEQRVTYPIETVMAGLPNLEQTRSLSRYGLSQVTVIFKDGTDIYFARQLVNERIQEARDKLPAGITPALGPISTGLGEIYLWTVETKDGAKKPDGSPYTATDLREIQDWIIKPQLRNVPGVTEINSIGGFAKEYQIAPIPERLASLGVTLQDVVTALDRNNGNVGAGYIEKRGEQYLIRAPGQVKSLEDIGNVILSSANGVPVRVRDVAEVGLGRELRTGAATDNGREVVLGTVFMLIGENSRTVSQAVDKKMLEVNKSLPEGVHAVTVYDRTVLVDKAISTVKKNLLEGAVLVIVILFLFLGNIRAAIITAMVIPLSMLFTFTGMVQYKVSANLMSLGALDFGIIIDGAVVIVENCVRRLAHAQAHHGRPLTRAERFHEVFLASQESRRPLLFGQLIIMVVYLPIFALTGVEGKMFHPMAFTVVAALLGAMVLSVTFIPAAVALFIGNRVSEKENFLLGHAKRLYGPLLDRVMAAKAVVLTAAAVAVILCGLIATRMGSEFVPNLNEGDFAIQALRIPGTSLSQSVQMQQQIERTLKEKFPEIERIFARTGTAEIASDPMPPNISDGYIMLKPVDEWPEPRKTRDELLAAIQEVLGKIPGNNYEFSQPIQLRFNELISGVRSDVAVKIFGDDMDVLNKSAEEVSAMLQKIQGSSEVKVEQTTGLPMLTVNIDRQKAARYGLNVADIQDTVATAIGGREAGTMFEGDRRFDILVRLPETLRNDLEGMKRLPIPLPRSASGTEAKTNFIPLGEVATFELAPGPNQVSRENGKRRIVVSTNVRGRDVGSFVAEAEQGLAQIKIPTGYWTSWGGTFENLQSATKRLQIVVPVSLLLVFVLLFAMFGNAKDGLLVFTGIPFALTGGILALWLRDIPMSISAAVGFIALSGVAVLNGLVMISYIRSLRQGGVGLDEAIRDGALTRLRPVLMTALVASLGFIPMAIATGTGAEVQRPLATVVIGGILSSTLLTLLVLPILYRLAHRPDEEDEDVSAEPSHPPDVSAPV; this is translated from the coding sequence ATGTTTGAAAAACTCATTCGATTCTCGATCGAACAGCGATGGTTGGTGCTTCTAGCGGCCCTGGGCATGGCGGCGCTTGGCGTCTTCAGCTACCAAAAGCTGCCTATCGATGCGGTCCCTGACATCACGAACGTCCAGGTTCAGATCAACACCCAGGCCGCAGGCTACTCGCCTTTGGAGACTGAGCAGCGGGTTACATACCCCATTGAGACGGTCATGGCTGGCCTGCCAAACCTGGAGCAGACCAGGTCGCTTTCGCGGTACGGTCTGTCGCAGGTGACCGTCATTTTTAAAGACGGAACCGACATCTATTTTGCTCGCCAGCTCGTCAACGAGCGCATCCAGGAGGCGCGCGACAAGCTGCCTGCCGGCATCACGCCAGCGCTGGGGCCCATCTCGACCGGCCTGGGCGAAATCTATCTCTGGACTGTCGAAACCAAGGACGGGGCGAAGAAGCCCGACGGCTCGCCCTATACCGCGACAGACCTGCGCGAGATTCAGGACTGGATCATCAAGCCACAGCTGCGAAATGTTCCTGGCGTGACCGAGATCAATTCCATTGGCGGCTTTGCCAAGGAATACCAGATCGCGCCCATCCCTGAACGCCTGGCTTCTCTCGGCGTGACACTGCAGGATGTGGTCACTGCGCTGGACCGCAACAACGGCAATGTGGGCGCGGGCTATATCGAAAAGCGTGGCGAGCAGTATCTGATTCGTGCACCTGGTCAGGTGAAGTCGCTGGAAGACATCGGTAACGTGATCCTCAGCAGCGCCAACGGTGTTCCTGTGCGCGTTCGCGACGTGGCAGAAGTTGGCCTTGGCCGGGAACTGCGCACAGGTGCTGCAACAGACAACGGACGCGAAGTGGTCCTCGGCACGGTGTTCATGCTGATCGGCGAGAACAGCCGGACTGTCTCGCAGGCGGTGGACAAGAAGATGTTGGAAGTCAACAAGAGCCTCCCAGAGGGGGTGCACGCGGTGACTGTCTACGACCGTACCGTGCTTGTTGACAAAGCCATCAGTACGGTGAAGAAGAACCTGCTGGAAGGCGCGGTTCTGGTGATCGTGATCCTGTTCCTCTTTCTGGGCAACATCCGTGCCGCCATCATCACGGCAATGGTCATCCCCTTGTCGATGCTTTTTACCTTCACGGGTATGGTTCAGTACAAGGTGAGCGCCAACCTGATGAGCCTGGGAGCGTTGGACTTCGGCATCATCATCGACGGAGCGGTGGTGATCGTTGAGAACTGCGTACGGAGACTTGCCCATGCACAAGCGCACCACGGTCGGCCACTGACGCGGGCTGAGCGCTTCCATGAGGTGTTTTTGGCATCCCAGGAGTCAAGGCGTCCATTGCTGTTCGGACAGCTCATCATCATGGTGGTGTACCTGCCCATCTTCGCGCTGACAGGCGTTGAAGGGAAGATGTTCCACCCCATGGCATTCACGGTGGTCGCGGCACTGCTGGGCGCCATGGTTCTGTCGGTGACATTCATCCCCGCAGCGGTGGCCCTGTTCATCGGCAATCGGGTCAGCGAGAAGGAAAACTTCCTGCTGGGCCATGCCAAGCGCTTGTATGGTCCACTGCTCGACCGTGTCATGGCCGCCAAGGCGGTCGTACTGACCGCAGCTGCAGTTGCGGTGATCTTGTGCGGGTTGATCGCCACGCGTATGGGCAGCGAGTTTGTACCCAATCTCAATGAAGGCGACTTTGCGATCCAGGCGCTGCGCATCCCAGGCACCAGCCTTTCCCAGTCAGTCCAAATGCAGCAGCAGATTGAAAGGACCTTGAAAGAGAAATTCCCCGAGATCGAGCGCATTTTCGCCAGAACCGGTACTGCGGAGATTGCCTCGGACCCCATGCCGCCGAACATTTCGGACGGGTACATCATGCTCAAGCCCGTGGACGAATGGCCTGAGCCGCGCAAGACCCGAGACGAGTTGCTTGCCGCAATTCAGGAAGTCCTGGGCAAAATTCCTGGCAACAACTACGAGTTCTCCCAGCCCATTCAGTTGCGCTTCAACGAGCTGATTTCGGGTGTGCGAAGCGACGTGGCGGTAAAGATTTTCGGTGACGACATGGACGTGTTGAACAAGTCCGCCGAAGAGGTCTCCGCAATGCTGCAGAAGATCCAGGGGTCATCCGAGGTGAAGGTCGAGCAAACAACAGGCCTTCCGATGCTCACGGTGAACATCGACCGCCAGAAGGCTGCACGCTATGGCCTTAACGTCGCCGACATCCAAGACACCGTGGCCACCGCCATCGGTGGTCGCGAGGCGGGCACCATGTTCGAGGGAGACCGCCGGTTTGACATCCTGGTTCGCTTGCCTGAGACCCTGCGTAACGACCTGGAAGGGATGAAACGGCTCCCTATTCCGCTGCCGCGTTCTGCCAGTGGCACGGAGGCCAAGACGAACTTCATCCCCTTGGGCGAGGTCGCGACTTTCGAACTTGCACCCGGCCCCAACCAGGTGAGCCGCGAAAACGGCAAGCGGCGCATCGTCGTAAGCACCAACGTGCGCGGGCGCGATGTGGGTTCCTTTGTGGCAGAGGCCGAGCAAGGCCTGGCCCAGATCAAGATTCCTACCGGCTACTGGACGAGCTGGGGTGGAACCTTCGAGAACCTGCAATCGGCCACGAAGCGCCTGCAGATCGTTGTGCCTGTGTCTCTGCTGCTGGTTTTCGTGCTGCTGTTCGCAATGTTCGGCAATGCCAAGGACGGTTTGCTGGTATTCACAGGCATCCCGTTCGCTTTGACGGGGGGCATTCTGGCGCTTTGGCTTCGGGATATCCCGATGTCCATCTCCGCGGCCGTTGGCTTCATCGCGCTCTCTGGGGTGGCAGTGCTCAACGGGCTGGTGATGATTTCCTATATCCGCAGCTTGAGGCAGGGCGGCGTTGGACTTGACGAAGCGATCCGGGATGGCGCGTTGACCCGGTTGCGCCCCGTGCTGATGACTGCCCTGGTGGCCTCGCTGGGCTTCATTCCCATGGCCATTGCGACGGGCACCGGCGCTGAAGTCCAGCGTCCCCTGGCCACCGTAGTGATCGGCGGGATTCTTTCGTCCACGCTGCTCACGCTTCTCGTGCTGCCGATTCTTTACCGTCTGGCCCACCGGCCCGACGAGGAAGATGAGGACGTGTCTGCTGAGCCCTCGCATCCCCCGGACGTGTCCGCTCCCGTGTAG